The genomic window CTTTTAAACTTAGACCAACTACGATTATTACTAAGCCACTCATTTGGCCATTTAACATCTCCTTTCAAACAATATCCAATCTGAGATAAGCACTCACGATCATCCCAATAATTAGACACCGTGCAGAGTCTACCTCCTCACACCAATATCGAAATCGTTAAAAGACGGATCGaaattagaaatataaatggaGGTCGAACTTACCGGAATTGTGCTCATCGCACTTACAAGTTTGTTGGTCACCTGATTAAGCACCAGGTCAGCGCTTGACTGGCACCCGCCTGTTATACATGGCACCGGAGCCGGCCATGGTGACACCACAGGTGGACATGGCTCAGTCACTTGCGTCACGTTAGGGCTGGACGTATTGTAACGTTACTTCAAGCGCAGGGACAGGCACACCGTCCTTTTTCCGTATTCGCCGCTACCCtccattattttttacaaaacgtATGACACTCGCGTTTCAAACTGACTAAAGTAAAAACATGTGGGCGTAAATTTAAACTAAGCAGAAATGAGAACGAATCCCACTTCTGAAGtaagaaattaacaaataaaattactaaaaaaaaacaagagaTAGATTACACGAAATTTACCACACaactacttttaaatataaagaacaCATAACCGCAAATTCAACAACAATAACTGTAAGTGACGTCTATATTATCTAGCTAGTGCGAGCGGCGAAGAAGTGAGCACGGCCATATCGCGCGCCGAGCTTTTATAGCCTAAAACCAGTTCAGTCCAGTATACCCCACTCGTACGCTTCAGTTGAGTTTTTACAgcttattatatgttaagttTCCTTTGTATATGTTACCTTGACGATTTAGGGTCACTTGTTAggataaaattgtattgtaaataaataaaataaaaattcagaatatatgtaattaaggttttataaaaaaaaaatttgtttggttgaaataaaagagtacaacaaaatttatatttattttatataatatagacaaTATTCTACATTGGCatgaataatatgaaataaagcCTGTTTATTTCCAATACTAAATTGgcattaaataacatatttattgcACTTTTTCTACGTTTTATGTGGTATTCTATTTAATAGCCGTTGTATTGTTCATCGCTGCCACCTGAAATATAATTCAGTATTACAATATACATCCAATGTTTAACATACTTTTAAGCTGCAACTGCTAAaccaattttgatttatattaacttaGAGCATGATGAGTTATTTTGTAACCGATATTGGCAAGTGAAGTCTTCTTTCTCTTTCGAAACGAAGCCGGGTTTTCATGAATAaatctacaaataaatataaaaggctTATCTCCGTGGCTTATCGCACATACTGCggatccatgggtcccgggttcgatccccggctgagacgaacgtcgatgtgatgagcatttggtgttgtgcttaggtcttgggtgtttaaatatgtatttttatgtctatctatctataatatgtatgtatatccgttgcctagtacccataacacaaggttcaccagcttagcatgggactaggacaattggtgtgaattgtctttaaaaaaaaaaagtttctctGAAAAACGGGGCTTTAACCATAAGGTCTGTACGTCaatcatatttaaatctaCTAAGAGCGTTCAAACCATTTTTTCTAAAGACATATTTTACAGTGTTCATGATGAGATCGTAACTTGATATACGAATTAGAATATGGACCTTAgtgcagtattggcctagttttttttacacagaAGGATAAAGACGCAGGGAAGAAGTGGCTATTTGATACCATCTTCGTTCCTTGCATTTTACTAGCTTGTTACATGGACtactaattttttaattgttatctatacttatattataaagaggaaaggtttgattgtttgtttgaaatgaataggctccgaaactactggaccgatttcaaaaattctttcaccattggcaagctacactattcccgagtgacataggctatgtttcattttcaaaaaaaaatagtgatgcttactaaaacttgaataatctaacccaagatgtaaacaaataaacaaaacacttccttcaatcgtgtgctctgcgaaaactatttatgataggacaaaatgatgtattgcaatttttcaggacacatcactatctataaaaaatgataacgacagcatgtctctatcttttatagttacgtcacaataagcgtccttttatttattttttttttattaaaataccaccgctagaaaaggctctttattcgtacctaggtattgatccttatgaaaataattaccaacgtttcacataagctacaatttaatggcataactacgaataaagcatggtggtccccatgactggtgttctcctaccgtttcctttgaatagttcactactatgtaatatatcaaaaatcttagccacagcaacgcttggccgagtctactagtaaattatataaagcaaGTGATGacattaatttaagaaatgctTGACGTCCAATATAACATGGAGTCTCAGTTCAGAATAAGAAAGATagggcagctaggtgaggggtaccgggttcgattctcgGTTCGAGgccaagttttaatttaattaaaatttgttctcggcctttgagagggttgtgcggtaccgggcgagtgcctaaaccgtacatggaggacatgatcgaatttctaaggcaaaaagcacgaaatataaaaatctcatacttgacgctggctaatgcacaaaccgtgccagagatttaaaaaaaaaagatttaccATTTCATCGATCCTCTTGAACTGCCATACCCAGTTAACTGGATACAAAAAAGGTCTATGGTCGAAACGGTTGTCATCCGGGCTATACGATTCAGCCCGGTACGAAGGGGTCAATACTGTCATCTTATGCCTGTTAATCGCATAGCAACGGAAGAAATGCTTCACTTTATCAGCTACCTGACAAAATTCATCAATTAAGTTCGTGTGTATTATGGAAACTGTCCAAAAGTCACTcggtaataacattaataatttggTCAAGAgattttggagattattgaccccaccccccatgtaacgcgctgtaacgtttttctgtacccaagtacagtaaaacgtttcgtgaccacctagtgactttTAATACCTAAAAATTCCAATtttgtggtgtaaagtactggaaagtcgaaaataatattaaaaataacgcgtaatttaatccccgccccgtatcgtaacgttttacaaaaggaccccctccctccccaaaattcgttatgaacttgaacgctccccaaACTTATTAACTAATAgttatagtataatatagttaataactattttattgataattaaagAGAGGGAAACTTATATTACAATCATGCTATGGCAATTTggagttaaataaaaattcagttttattttaatgatagcGCCATCTATCAAATCGTTAAGGGAAACATTGGGGTGTTGCTACGATTAAATCATATATTCTTATGCTGGGAGTTTcgtttaaaatcaaaaaaataaaccaaccaatacaaaatataatcacATGTTATTCTGAAAGTAAACATAGACAAATAacagaatatataaatttgaacataataaggtttttagtttttactatcAGCACAACGGCGgctgacggctcattggtctagtggttagtacccctgactgcgaatccatgggtcccgggttcgaaccccggctgagacaaaacatggatgtgatgagcatttggtgttgagcttaggtcttgggtgtttaaatatgtatttatatgtctatctatctatatgtatgtatatccgttgcctagtacccataacacaagcttcaccagcttagcatgggactaggtcaattggtgtgaattgtccaatcaaaaaaaaatgcagaaattataattttgcgTGAGAGTGTATTTAcacatgtatttataaattttttgtttatttggttttttcgcatatttattttaagttcttGTTGTTTGTTGTGCATCTATgtgttaaatgtataaatagttAAGTTTATATTCATTAGTTCCCTTAATGGAAAACTAGATGGCGTTGCGTtactaatgtaataaaaaagtacaCTTTGCATGTCTATTGCCAGTATAATATTGTAGTCTTTGATtacaataaacaattgaatacatatttgatCAAATCCTAAACACAATATATTTCTATGGCGTTGTTTTGTAATCGCTTTTTATACATGCACAACGCTATCTGCATAATctcctaaacggctggaccgatttcgaGGAAATTTTTcggtttcttttaaaattagaagcaaaCCCGACATACGTCTCGTAACTCACGTAACCCATTCTCGTGGCGACGCGTAGCTACGCGTCGCCACGAGAATGCCACGCCAGGAATCGGTTTTACGTGCGGctatagatgtttcacatcaaaatgaataaaataaattcacctCCTGCGGCGTCCTTTCATTCCAAATATGGACAAGTTTCTCGAACATCGCGTATGGACCACACGAGTGCATCTTCCTCAACCTCCCGAACTCGGACAGCTCCGCATACGTCATCCCCATGTCCTGCTCGTCTGTTTGTGTGATTCTACCCTCGGACAGCGGTTCCAACTCAGCCGTCGGCGGCGCATCCAATATATCAGATAGCGAGGGTAGTTCGTAActgcaaaaataaattaggcgAATGTTGCGAATATCATGGACTGCAAAATAAACCAATAAGTTTATTCTCAACCAACTAAATATCACCTCTAGACTGTCAACTACCATTTACTTACCGGTCGGCCACTATCATTTTAAAAGCTACTTGGAGGCaactatactctgattttttattccgtagattttaagtgcttgtcacattaaatattgtatttatttttcttatacaaACGTATCATTGTGCCGAGcgaaagttaaaaaaactaccAGCAGTAgtggtatgttatctaaagctggcggctttaacacatttacactttgtgcttgtgtagtgtctgtgaataagcgcgagccGCAATGTCCCGCTGAATATGCATtatgaaaagactgtccgtctctctcgcgctcggtcaagcttatgagtataaaagagacagttattggttttcttttgctactgtttatgttagtcttttttctcattattattttctgtgaTTGGTTACTTACTTGGTTGGAGGTTAgaatactttgaaaaaaagtcttatgaaatatattccgTCTAAACATTACCAGgacaatctcgtgaaatgttGTACAATGTGATTAATTatagcatcttaataaaaacagtttaatgaaaaaatgtaatttttaatttgacatcagtgtttctaagaggagtattgaaagaattgttagtgaagtaaaagtgaagtgttcagctagatggagcttataacgaaaaatgaaaaattatttacacgaaCTACTCTTTAACGTTCTTGGTctggcttagaacttttggatccaccctcgtatgcacataatatttatatgtatttgacacatttttatttatttacaacccaaccttactaaaaccagagtagactaaaatatatagcttggcaaaaaagacatatttttaaacatactgtatagttaatttgtgttaaattgcattagtgtgagtactgtgaacgcgccagctttcgataaccgacctatatattatgtatgtacctgaatattttgtatggagaGATTCTCTCTTGGACATCCGCCATTACTTCTAAACTTCGGTATGAGTCCTGTGGCGGCTTGAAATATGGCCAATACAGCTGTATCAATTATTATCGGAAAGTGATAACTGCCTATTTCACTCGCCAACTgaaatattagatattattttcataagtagTGAAGCAAACAAGACAGCGAGACTtgcttttagttttaaaaaaatcataacttCGGATTAACAGTTGTTACTAGGTTATTACTTAAACCTAGTTGTATTTTCTATAGAAAAGAAATTACcgtaaaatctatataaataaaaccgcAAAAAAAtgctaagcgcaaaacttAAGAGCATATGGACCTGAATGCTGAATTCGAATTTTTATCCCTTGAACTCTGTataaggtttttatggagataaattttggaaaaaattttaaaaaaattttataagacGGGATATGGGGAATTCCGCATGTCAAAAACGACAATTTACAAGAGAGCAGTGTTGCCCTTGTGGCTTCaaagtgcgactctcatccctgaggacgtaggttcgaaccccggctgtgcatcaatggactgaaaactgaggcccagacctaaaaagattttttatttttgtgctttttaagataaaaatattattaactaaaaaaaagctttttcATCAGACTGTCTCTGTGCCTTTTATCTCATTCTCGATACCTtcgttacatttttatataaggggccatccataaagtacgtcacacgttaATGGGGAGGGAGGGTATCACCGAAATGTGACATCGTGTGACAAGGGGCATGGGGGAGTCAATACTTTTATGACgtcacatgttaaaatttaaaatactaaaaacgcAAAGTTTGGAtgtgaattaaaatttttaaaaatttacgaacttgatctatatttattaataatttagcatTCTCGCTATGCGATAATCTCTCATGCAACGTCATTTAACTTCTAGAGCGGCGTTGTAATGCAatgtgacgtactttatggatggcccctaagaaataaattcaatatagTTTGTTACGTTTTTGAACGTCTTAAAATCAGTATTACCTCCTTAGCTCGTAGCTTAGTTTCTTCGCTAGAGTTTTTCGAAGCCATATAACAAGTAACGAGCAATTTATTGCATAGCTCTTTAGGGTCTTTGggcgtataattaaaatcacatATAACTCTACGTACGTCATCTAATACTTGCGATTCTGGAAGgatgataattaaaataaaattagaataattatgttaataatataaatataaataaatattaagtgataaataataaataataaataatgtgacggtaaatttttttccaacgccgataaagaagtttgacttcaaaaacctggcaataattaagaaaaatataaaaaattaaattcagtaGCTTAAGTTGTAAATATGAGACCTTACGAACTTCAACTTATTCCTAATAAGTCTAAATGAATAACAATTACTTATTACTATATTAGCAGGATCTGTTAGAATGTGCCTTGTCCGTTGAATTTATTAGTATCCGCACTTGattagtaatattatactCGTAGCTGTAGTTTATTGTGattatacaacaaaaatatatcggaaataattcaaggCGAAATTTTTTCTTCGTTTGAATTTCTATCAATGACGCTTTAACATACCAGCCCAGTACGATATAATGCACCCATCTCCTTTTCTTTTTGAATAGATTCAAGAATCCTGGTTAAAATTGCCTTCAAAGTCCAGAGCCCATTGATTAAGGGTGCACACTGCTACTACTGCTTTACGGCCCATTATTGCCTCTGAAAAACATCAAGAGATTggttagaaatttaaaacagcATGAGAATCGACAAAAATTTCGTGAATTTGTTAAAGTATCGATAAcgtaaaatactttttcattaaatatatatatacatatgtacaaAATGAGACTTTAACAACACGTCAACCTCCTAGCTTCGGGCCTCTTGGAAACGACGGACAGTGTGTATCGGCTGAATAAGGTAAAACTTGCCGCAGTCTGACAGTtatgatacaaaaattattggatttgcgttccctaattgccattatttctcataaaatctgataaaagccatgaggctgattgcagatggataaaaaataaaaaataataataattaaatatttgtatgaaaaaattTTGTTCTTTTCAAAAATGCATAGGAATACCTCTTTTACCTATTACCTTTatactacaaaaataaaagaattaacTGAATAATTCGTtcagaaataaaattagtaaatttgAAAGTTCATTTTCCTAATTCCTAAACAACATGATGTGGCCTATTTTGTGTAACGTTCATTGATGTGTTGACACGAGACAGACAAGCTTATAATCGACCCACAGCCCGTGGAATCCAGTGCCAGGAACCAGGGAATAACCTCTTTGGGCAACCCTTAATCCTTTACAAGTTACAACCGAAGCACTTTGTTCGTTTAAAAACCGAACGTTCGATTTTTAAACGAACGCCTATTTTAACTCAGTTTTGTTATGACAATAATATTGgctagatttaataaaaaggttatagtgggttcataaattatat from Pieris napi chromosome 12, ilPieNapi1.2, whole genome shotgun sequence includes these protein-coding regions:
- the LOC125054928 gene encoding glutamine-dependent NAD(+) synthetase-like yields the protein MADVQERISPYKIFSYELPSLSDILDAPPTAELEPLSEGRITQTDEQDMGMTYAELSEFGRLRKMHSCGPYAMFEKLVHIWNERTPQEVADKVKHFFRCYAINRHKMTVLTPSYRAESYSPDDNRFDHRPFLYPVNWVWQFKRIDEMVAAMNNTTAIK